In the Myxocyprinus asiaticus isolate MX2 ecotype Aquarium Trade chromosome 31, UBuf_Myxa_2, whole genome shotgun sequence genome, CACTCAGCGAAAACAAAGTTTTCCTGTCTCAGTGGTGGAGACTGATGATGtcgaatttttttatttattttttttatttcaaaagtatCTGATGTATTGTTTTTACAACAAAACTGACCAATATAAATGTGCATGTCTTATCCAATTGTTTATTTCTAGTAAACcaagctggagtcactcatcaaaCAAGGTACttttcatgtgtttcatgtgttATGTaactattataattgtttgttcaGTAAGATATCAGTggctcatttacatttacttcaTTTTTATTGCAAAAGAAAAACAGGAGAGAGTGCGAGTCTCTTGCAGCCCTGATGCAGGATCCTCGCAGCTCAGAAAAGACGGTGCTTCCAGGCGGGACCGGACCTGACTATGCTGAACTTGTGCGCTATTCTATTGTTTTTGATGCTAAAAGCACTGTGTGAGGTACCTGTTGGGTTTTACGAGGGACAAAATTGTGCAAGATGTTTTAAAGCAGAAGAAGAAGGCCTCCTTCAACTGTATTTTTAATCCAATTATTACAACTGTGATAAATATAcattgcaatttaattaaatatgaaaacatttctcttttttctgttttgttttttctctggtTTTTTTTTCAGCTATTGTTTTTCCTCAATTATTAATACTGATTGTCAGGTAACACGTCACAGTGAAATAGCTTGGTTTTACTTTCAGCTTTATGCTTTGGTATTGTACTAAATAAGTAGCAATGTATGTATGAAGATTCTgaggtttttttttataaatattttattatctctTTAAATTGTTCTGATTTGTGTTGATTTACAATTTGTTTTAAAGTCAAGATGGTCTCTTCAATCTTGTCCAAATTGGGCCTCTACCTTGCAAACTGAGTGAAATCTGTAACATTGTAGCGCCCTCTGGTGACCATGCTGTATATTGTGGTGGAATTAAATGATAAATCTGCCTCTAATATTACTGCAACAGAATTGGCCTTCTTGCTTAATTTGTTTAGATGTTAGGAATTGCCTTTCAATTCAAATATACATAGAGTGAGTGTGTTTATCTGGTAAAAGCTTAATACAACTATTAACATTTCCTACAAGATAATTAACAATGAACAGAATTCCTCAAACAATTTTATATCCTGCTTTATAAAATGTACTTTTCTGTTATACTGATGTACAAACTTTTACTAAATTaatttctgaaagaaaaaaaatgtcctaaAAAGTACAACATAACCCTTTACAGTAGAAGCTAATTAAAATAAGACACCATCACTCTCTTAAACATTTATCGTTTCTTATACAGACAAGGTTTAAGTTGAAGCCCTGCTTTCTTTGCATTCTCTGGTGCTTTTCCTGTCTTAATGAACTCAAAGGAGTAGAAGTGGCTGTTCTCTGTGtcctaaagaaaaataaatggaagaaatacattaaataaacagCTCTCATGcattcaaaaataaatgattattacTAAATTGTAGGGCtatcgatttaacacattaaccctttaatgcatactttGGGTcattagtgacccgggacctcattccaccccctgtacctcataaattttttggagttatgcccaaaCCTCTTTAGCATTCCACAACAATTCTCTctgaatattgtaaaaaaaaaaaaaaaaaaaacacacattatttgctttataactgcttaattaccaaaagtgtatagggtcataaAAGACCCAAGATATGTAATAGTACCAGTAatatttgcacttccataaatcatatttttatgattatttcatatctacatAAGTTTAGTATCACATGATATACATTTCttagtttattacaagacaaaagaGTActaaattcatacaaataaatactatatcacgttgattttgtgtgtgacagtggtgaattatcagtatttcatatgcgtgtacatatacatactgtattatacatgctatttcttactcaaggtggtgctgatgtttcagtgattgacttgattttcatttgacattgctatttgatgaagaagcaatgtgaaagtaaactatagcaagtgtaacacatgaacagtatgatttggttattgtcattttaatgtactactgaaattatataAATTGTGCATAtttttagactcaaaaagtgccaaTGAAAATACATGTGTAgctatgtgttatgtgtagctaaatatgtgtttgacagccagatgtgtctcatgaaatttcagtgtgtaaagttatgaatcctgttctatatttgttgcatcatctcttcaacatatgaaaaataaaacaatctaTCAGAacctattctattattttctaattgtcttgaaaaagttttgaaaatgtgaaactGTCTGGGcaatttgtagatccatttgtgatagacatATGTGCCGGTTCGCTAAAGAcccgagtatgtaataatgtttggcaaaacacccatgcattcaAGGGTAAATTTACTACAATTAACTATATGAAAAATTACACGTTAAAAGATTTATGCAATTAATCTTGGCCCAAACTTAAGTAAATGCTATAATAAGTAATGTTCCAAGCATTTACAGCAATTCATGCTTAATAACGACCTtgacatttttgcatatttgtggaAGTAGGGAGCAGTCAGCGCAACTCAAGCTGCAAAAGCAACGCATCTCATCAAACTAACAAAATCACAcagcacagccttccacagatgaCTTGCTCTTCTGCTCAAAGATGGCTGGACTGACAAAAATAGAATGCAAGGTGGCTCgagatgctttttatttttttttaagtttcaaacaaggtttaacttgacacagcatccttaaAAAACAGTGCTCATGACTAGAGACTCTAAAAACCAATGAGatgtgatgcaaccaaagtgagatgcaccaaaagcatccatctgatgcatgagtacatagaccaatAATTAAAAACAGTGCCAACAGAAGTTGGTCAATAACAGCGCTATTTTGACTTTAAAGCAACTTTTGGTATTGTCTAAATGCTACTTGTCTCCTGccacaatatacatatatatacaggtgcatctcaataaattagaatgtcatggaaaagttcatttatttcagtaattcaactcaaattgtgaaactcgtgtattaaataaattcaatgcacacagaccgaagtagtttaagtctttggttcttttaattgtgatgattttgactcacatttaacaaaaacccaccaattcactatctcaaaaaattagaatatggtgacatgccaatcagctaatcaactcaaaacacctgcaaagatttcctgagccttcaaaatggtctctcagtttggttcacaaggctacacaatcatggggaagactgctgatctgacagttgtccagaagacaatcattgacacccttcacaaggagggtaagccacaaacattcattgccaaagaagctggctgttcacagagtgctgtatccaagcatgttaacagaaagttgagtggaaggaaaaagtgtggaagaaaaagatgcacaaccaaccgagagaaccgcagccttatgaggattgtcaagcaaaatcgattcaagaatttgggtgaacttcacaaggaatggactgaggctggggtcaaggcatcaagagccaccacacacagacatgtcaaggaatttggctacagttgtcgtattcctcttgttaagccactcctgaaccacagacaaagtcagaggcgtcttacctgggctaaggagaagaagaactggactgctgcccagtggtccaaagtcctcttttcagatgagagcaaattttgtatttcatttggaaaccaaggtcctagagtctggaggaagggtggagaagctcatagcccaagttgcttgaagtccagtgttacgtttccacagtctgtgatgatttggggtgcaatgtcatctgctggtgttggtccattttgttttttgaaaaccaaagtcactgcacccgtttaccaagaaaatttggagcacttcatgcttccttctgctgatcagctttttaaagatgctgatttcattttccagcaggatttggcacctgcccacactgccaaaagcaccaaaagttggttaaatgaccatggtgttggtgtgcttgactggccagcaaactcaccagacctgaaccccatagagaatctatggggtattgtcaagaggaaaatgagaaacaagagaccaaaaaatgcagatgagctgaaggtcactgtcaaagaaacctgggcttccataccacctcaacagtgcaacaaactgatcacctccatgccacgccgaattgaggcagtaattaaagcaaaaggagcccctaccaagtattgagtacatatacagtaaatgaacatactttcctgaaggccaacaattcactaaaaatgttttttttattggtcttatgatgtattctaattttttgagatagtgaattggtgggtttttgataaatgtgagccaaaatcctcacaattaaaagaaccaaagacttaaactacttcagtttgtgtgcattgaatttatttaatacacgagtttcacaatttgagttgaattactgaaataaatgaacttttccacgacattctaatttattgagatgcacctgtatatgtgtgtgtgtgtgtgtgtgtgtgtgtgttgaattataaaactacatattttatttagaattatttatattattacatactaaattatctttatttgggggcctttctcagtaaatattgatatatgtgattaatttgattaattaattggcacatcatgtaattaattcagacAGTCCTACTCAATTATTATCTGTGGCTGTCCACCATTGCTATCATACTGAAAACAGAAGAacaagaacatttttgtttttttgtcaatatATTCCATTATTAATTTGCATACTTGCAGGACAGCTAAAATCTAGTTTGCAACACTGAACATTTTTCCTGCCTTTCCATTCCTAATACCGCATTAGGGCAACTAACAATCACTTATGATAATGAAGTAGGAAGTAGTATTATTCtaattattgaatatatttttgaaaacagcTCTTTTGAATGTTTGCCTGTATATAACACAGCCTTTAGAAAAACGATTAAGTTGGCACAATAAACTACAGATCGACCGATATTGATTTTTTACAACCAATACGATACCGATTATTTATATGTTTACATGTCCGATAACCGATAttaaattaatctgattacattttttatttcatcttaATATTATAAAAGTTCAAATATAGCTTGAATTCTAGtaggaaaaaaaaatctcacattaattcatttatttattaagagGACCCAACAGAGAAAAAGTGTGCAAAAGTTTTATATAACAACTATAATAACATTCCATTTTTTATAATAACAGAAGCAGCAGctacattaataataatgataatgataataacaataataggccaaattaattaaaaacatatgATGTTTTCAAATGGAGAACATAAATAAACGACAAGGGACTTTGTTGGTCTAGATTATTATAGCAGCTGCATAACGAAATATCTGGCTGCTGAAAGAGCACTGTTTTTAGTGTTTAGTGAGCAGCGCGTCTGGATCCATCTGGCAGCAAATGACATGCACATCTCATCaaccagtagcggttctagcttgtatggtgccctgggtgaaacccgcttcagtgatctcagtgatttcgaccatggcatgattgttggtgccagacgggctggtttaagtatttctgtaactgctgatctcctgggattttcacacacaacagtctctagaatttactcagaatggtgccaaaaacaaaaaacatccagtgagcggcagttctgcggacggaaacaccttgttaatgagagaggtcaacggagaatggctaaactggttcgagctgacagaaaggctacggtaactcagataacctctctgtacaactatagtgagcagaatagcatctcagaatgaacatcacgtcgaaccttgaggcagatgggctacaaaagcagaaaccatgtcaagcactttattaggaccatagtgttcctaataaagtgctcaatgagtgtgtATTTACTGAAGTAAACAGCACCTTACCTTATTGACTAACTTAAATCCCAAACGTGACAATGCACCAATGAACAAGCGCACATTTTCAAATCTACTGGCCACTTCTGCTATTTTAAGAATGCCcctacaaacaaaatgaaaatgaggAGATAGGTAAGGCCTTAGCCTAGACATATGGTTTGGTATTTTTTGATAAACTTTACATTGACAATGATAAAATTGAATGAAATGGAATGCAATTACCCCATAACCAGCACTCTGTTTGCTTCTGCCAAAAAATCCCCAAGATTTGTCCCCATAAGAGAAAGGCAGAACACAGCAATATCTACCGTGGACTCACGAAGCGGCACCTGTGAAAAGTAATAAACAGTGATTCCTTACTGTGAGTTTAATTTGGCTACCGACATTACAATTCAAGGCATTTTAGTGTATTATATGATGAAATTATCTCTGTAATTACTAACCTTTGCCATGTCACATGCAGTGGCAAGTTCACAAACTGGAGCCAGGTCAAAAGAATGAACTTTATTCTTTACACTCTGTGCAATTTTACAATCCCCACAACCAAAGTCTGCAACAACTAAAGAAGCTGGTCTGTAAAACAGAGAAAACCATAACTCATAAGGTGTCATCCTAATAACAAACTGAGACCAGGAATGTTAAAAACCTGTAAGAGGCAAGTAGCTAAACTGTAAGGTAAAGTGCAATTCTGTGTGGCACTAATACATCTGATACCTTCCTCAAAAAGAAACtaaataaagtaattaattagAACCAAACTTATTCTTATGCTGTTGGAAATCTACAAGAGGCAAGTTCTCTAACCTTTGTTGAATATAGGAAATGATTGAATCCACAGGGTTTGCAGGCCAGTGTTGAACCTGTGCTGTGTAACCCCTGTGATAAATCCCAATGGCTTCACGGTCCTGATGAAACATGCGTTTGGCTTCACCGCTGGTTGACGTGTAAAGCAGCTCATTGATGTGGCGGAATCGAGCGGCTTCTAACCGCTTCTCCATCTTTGACCTTAAAGCACTTGAAGGATCAAGAGGCATTTGCTCTTCATCACCCTTAGAATTCACTGTTTTGTCCTTTGTTTCTTGCTCCTCTGTGGCTATATTACTTTCCTGAGTATGATGCAACTTTAAAATACGACGCAATTTGTCTGCCTGTAAATGGGATTTTTTCGACATTTTGCATGGTTTCCCTTTATCTCCCACTTCATGTGAGACTTTACTGTTGCTAAGAGAGTCATCTATTATTTTAGTTTCTGTACAAGAAGTTTCATGTGCCATAGATTTGACATGATCAGAGCTCATCCTTGTAAAAACCGAGTCCTTGCAATTTTCAGCGTGGTCCATGACAAAAGAAATGCCAGACTTCTTCATTTTTTTGGATGACTTGtcatttttttgcactttttgtacTCCTGTGGCATCTTGTGTTTGAACTAAGGGTTCCTCTTTGGCCTTGGCATTATCAGCCCCTGTTGTTTTCGGTAAATATTTGTTCTTACAATGATTCTTGTTCTTTATCCTGTTCCTCCACTGTT is a window encoding:
- the LOC127422456 gene encoding ribosomal RNA-processing protein 8-like isoform X1, whose protein sequence is MSVSLYVSQILTAFTNMFAEEEWTNSPSPDGSTQAVVNAVSPVTGKDKVVRKQSLLRTLQTLGLVPEWETGKHFGESDEETEDAPVVKAKKKRCKKRKRTSNINNEGKQQKEPELPETPVKKKKPVKEIIKETSAKMSQESKKEGSDKKGALIGKKESETEKRLSRKQWRNRIKNKNHCKNKYLPKTTGADNAKAKEEPLVQTQDATGVQKVQKNDKSSKKMKKSGISFVMDHAENCKDSVFTRMSSDHVKSMAHETSCTETKIIDDSLSNSKVSHEVGDKGKPCKMSKKSHLQADKLRRILKLHHTQESNIATEEQETKDKTVNSKGDEEQMPLDPSSALRSKMEKRLEAARFRHINELLYTSTSGEAKRMFHQDREAIGIYHRGYTAQVQHWPANPVDSIISYIQQRPASLVVADFGCGDCKIAQSVKNKVHSFDLAPVCELATACDMAKVPLRESTVDIAVFCLSLMGTNLGDFLAEANRVLVMGGILKIAEVASRFENVRLFIGALSRLGFKLVNKDTENSHFYSFEFIKTGKAPENAKKAGLQLKPCLYKKR
- the LOC127422456 gene encoding ribosomal RNA-processing protein 8-like isoform X2 — its product is MFAEEEWTNSPSPDGSTQAVVNAVSPVTGKDKVVRKQSLLRTLQTLGLVPEWETGKHFGESDEETEDAPVVKAKKKRCKKRKRTSNINNEGKQQKEPELPETPVKKKKPVKEIIKETSAKMSQESKKEGSDKKGALIGKKESETEKRLSRKQWRNRIKNKNHCKNKYLPKTTGADNAKAKEEPLVQTQDATGVQKVQKNDKSSKKMKKSGISFVMDHAENCKDSVFTRMSSDHVKSMAHETSCTETKIIDDSLSNSKVSHEVGDKGKPCKMSKKSHLQADKLRRILKLHHTQESNIATEEQETKDKTVNSKGDEEQMPLDPSSALRSKMEKRLEAARFRHINELLYTSTSGEAKRMFHQDREAIGIYHRGYTAQVQHWPANPVDSIISYIQQRPASLVVADFGCGDCKIAQSVKNKVHSFDLAPVCELATACDMAKVPLRESTVDIAVFCLSLMGTNLGDFLAEANRVLVMGGILKIAEVASRFENVRLFIGALSRLGFKLVNKDTENSHFYSFEFIKTGKAPENAKKAGLQLKPCLYKKR